Genomic segment of Deltaproteobacteria bacterium:
CCGAGAAGAACCCCGACAACTTCGGCAAGGGCGACGTGCGCGGCGTCATCGCGCCGGAGAGCGCCAACAACGCCAAGGACGGCGGCGGCCTCATCCCGACCCTGGCGTTCGGCATCCCCGGCAGCACCAGCATGGCGCTGTTCCTGGGCGCCATGGAGATCCAGGGGCTGACCCCCGGCCCCGAGATGCTCAACCAGAACCTCGACGTGATCTTCACCATCGCCTGGAGCCTGGCCCTGGCCAACATCATCGGCACCGGCACCTGCTTTCTCTTCACCGACCACCTGGCGCGCATCGCCACCATCCGCGCCCAGCTACTGGCGCCGGTGCTGCTGGTGATCATGTTCCTGGGCGCGTTCATGGCGCGGCGCCACATCGCCGACATCATCTTGTTCCTGTTCTTCGGCCTGCTGGGCTGGACCATGAAGCGGCAGGGGTGGCCGCGCCCGCCTCTCATCATCGGCTTCGTGCTCGGCTCCACCGTGGAGAAGTACCTCTACATCTCGATCCTGACCTACGGCTGGGCCTGGATGTCACGCCCCTGGGTGATCGTGCTGGCCCTGCTGATCGTCGCCGCGCTGGCGGCGCCGGCGATCCGGCAGTACCGCGACCGGGCCGCCGCCGGCGCAAACGGCTGAGTCCATGCAAAAGGCCGTCTCGCTGCTGTTCGACGGGTTCTTCCTGGTGCTGCTGGCCGCGGCCGTGGCCACGGCCTGGGATTGGCCCTTCGCCACCCGGCTCTTTCCGCTGACCATCGCCATTCCGGTGCTGCTGGTGGCCGCCGCGCAGTTCGGCAAAGACGCGTTCTTCAAGGGCGATACGGACGAGGCCGGCGAGCCGCGCGAACGCATCCGCGATATCGAGGTGGACCGCTCCGTACCCATGCACCTCGTGGTGCAGAGGGCGGGGACCTTCTATCTGTGCGCCCTGGGCTTCCTGGCCGCGATCCTGCTCATCGGCTTCAAGCTGTCTGTGCCCCTGTTCATGGTGTTCTATTTCCGGCGCTTCAGCCGTGCCGGGTGGACCGTGACGCTGATCCTGACAGGACTCTTGACGGGGTTGGTGCTGGGCCTGTTCGACGCCGTCCTGCACGTGGCGTGGCCGGACAACCTGCTGGACTATCTCATCGGGCGCTGGGCGACATGAGACGGCGTCCTTCGACTTCGCTTCGCTACGCTCAGGACGAACGGGGGAACCACAATCGGAGGGAACCCAAACCGTTCGTCCTGAGCGTAGCGAAGCGAAGTCGAAGGACGGCCATTCATCCGGCAGACTCGTGGTAGAGGCCCCTTCGTTGACATCTTCCCTGCGACGCGCTTATAGGAAAGCACGGGTTGTAACGCGAATCAGACCAACGACCATACAAACCAGGAGGGTTTCCATGAAGACGAGAATGACCTGGACATGGCTGACTTTAACCATCACCTGCGTCGTGCTCCTCGCCGCCCAGGCCGGCGCGGCGGACAGCGCCGCGGACTTCTACAAGGGCAAGCGCATCACCATGCTGGTGCAGTACTCCCCCGGCGGCACCTTCGACATCCGCGCCCGCTGGATGGCGCGGCACCTGCCCGAGGTCACCGGCGCCCGGGGGGCCATCGTGCGCAACCTGCCGGGCGGCGGCGGGGTCGCCGGCTACAACCGGCTGTTCCGGCTCCCGCCGGACGGCCTGACACTGCTTACCGCGCACACCAAGCTGGTGGCCTTCGACCTCTTCAAGCAGAAGGGGGTGAAGTACGACTACGGCAAGTTCGGCTACCTGGGACGGGTGATTCCGACCAACACCGCTCTGCTGTTGCGCAAGGATTTTCCGACGGACATTGCAGAACTGCGCAAGCTCAAGCGCATCCGCATCGGCGCCTCCTCTCCCTTCAACGAGGGCATGATCGCCGAGATGTTCGGCCTGCCCATCACCATCGTGCCCGGCTACGGCGGCTCCTCGGAACGCATGGCGGCCATCGCGCGCGGCGAGCTGGACGCCACCACCGCGGCCGTATCCACAGGCCTGAGGTTCAAGGACCGGGTTAACATCGCGTTCACCTTCGCCAAGGACCCGCGCACGCCCGACGTGCCGTCGCTGGCGGAGCTCGACGCCAAGGAGCCGTGGCGCAGCTACGCGCTGTCGTTCTCCGACATCTTCGGCACGGTCGTCACGACTCCGGGCGTGTCCGAGGCCAAACGGCAATTCCTGAGCGCCTCGCTCAAGAAAATCACGACGTCAGAGAAGGCGCAGAAGGAGGCCGGCAAAATGAAGCTCGTGGTGGAGTGGACCGGCCCCGACGAGCTCAAGAAGGCGCTGAAGCCGTTCCTGGAACTCACTCCCGACACCACCAAGCGGCTCAAGCACGTCATCGAGCGCAAGTACGTGGGCAAGCTCCAGTAGGGAGCGGGAACGGCCGCGACACGACGGAGCCAACCATGGAGATCAAGTTCGGACTGATCAGCGCGGATTCCCACAGCGGCTTCGACCGCGACGCCTTCACCTCGCGCATGTCCGCGGCCAAGTGGGGCGAGCGCATCCCGCAAGTGCGGGAGGTGGAGGAGAACGGCCGCAAGGTGGACCGCTGGTGCGTCTACGGCAAGCCCCGGGGCGACCACGTGGGCAATTGTCCGGCGCTCATGGGCGAGCCCTTTCCCACCTACCCCCAGCACTGGGAAGAGATGCCCGTGATGGGGTACGACCCGGCGGAGCGGCTCAAGGCGCTGGACGCCGACGGCGTCGATGCCGAGGTGCTGTTCCCCAATCCTCCGGGCGGCACGTTCTTCGAGTGCGGCGACCCGGAGTTCGAACTGGACGTGGTGCGCGCCTACAACGACTCCCTGGCGCAATGGACCGCGGTGAGCGACCGCTACTTCCCGGTGACCATCATCCCGTACCTGAGCGACCCCGGGACCATCCGGCGGGAGATCGAACGGGCCACCGCGGCCGGGCACCGGGGCATCAACCTGCAGGGCGAGACGCCGGGCTCGTTGCCCCACCTCACGGATCCCTATTGGGATCCCATGTGGGACGCGTGCCAGAGCCTGGACGTGCCGGTGCACTTCCACGGCTCATGCGGCCTCTCGGCGGGCCGCTCCACGCGCTTCTGGCACGGTTACTCCCAGCGCCAGGGCCACTCGGCCATGACCGCCACCTCCGCCACCACGCCGGCGCAGATCATTCCGCACCTGGTCTTCAGCGGCGTCACCGAGCGCTTCCCGCGCCTCAAGTTCGTGTTCGCCGAGGCGGGCATCGGCGGCCTCAACTACGTGCTGGCCGCCTGCGACCACGAGTGGGAAACCCGCCACCTCTGGACCGAGGGGCTGAGCACGCGTCCCAGCGAGGCGGTGCGGCGGCAGATGTTCACGAACTTCTGGTTCGAGAACGAAGGCATCAAACTGCGCCACGACATCGGCATCGACAACCTCATGTGGGAATCGGACTTCCCCCACGTGACCGCCTTCTACCCGCGTTCCTGGGAGGCGGTGGAAGACGTGCTCCAGGGGGTCTCCGCGGAAGACCGCCGCAAGCTGCTCTACGAGAACGCCGTACGCGTCTACCGCATGGACGCGGTGGTGCGCGTGGCGGAACGCGGCACGGAGCCCGTGGAAGCGCACCCATGAGCCCGGGGCGCGATTTCGTCAGCGTCGACGACCACGTCCAGGAGCCGCCCGACCTGTGGACCAGCCGGCTCTCCCGGAGCCGGTTCGGCGACCGCGTCCCGCATCTCGAACGAGACGCCGGCGGCGCCGAGCGCTGGGTGGTGGACGGCAAGCCGCTCCTCGGCGGCAAGGTGGCGTCGGCCGGGGCGCTCATGCCCGACCGCAACCACGAGCCCCTCTGCTGGGAGGAGGTGCCCGCCGCCGCTTGGTCGCCCGCCGAGCGGCTCAAGGCCATGGACGCCGCGGGCGTCGCCTATTCCGTGCTCTTCCCCACCGTCGCCGGCATGGCCGGAGAAGCCTTCGGACAGCTCGATGACCCCAAACTTGAGACCGCCTGCGTCCAGGCCTACAACGACTGGCTGTTGGAGGAGTGGGCTTCCGCCAGCCCGCGCTTCATCCCCCAGTGCATCGTGCCGATCTGGCCGCCCGAGGCCGCGGCCGAAGAGATGCAGCGGGCCGTGGCCAAGGGACACCGGGGGATCGTCTTCCCGGCCCTGCCCATGCACCTCCGGGACGTGCCGCACGTGAGCGACCCGGAGTACGATGCCGTTTGGAGCGCGTGCGAGGAAATGGGCGTGCCGGTGGCGCTGCACGCCGGCGCCTCGACGGAGTTGATGTACCCGGCGTACTCCGGGCTCGCCCCGGCCCTGTCCGAGGCGGTGGATGCGGTGACGCGGCCGATGTCCAGCGTCTACGTGCTCTCGCTGCTGTCGTTCTCGCGGGTACTGCTGCGCCATCCGCGCCTGCGGCTGGTGTTCGCGGAGAGCGCCCTGAGCTGGGCCATGCTGTACATGGAATGGGCCGACCACCAGTTCGAGCACGACGGCTTGGCGCGCGAAGGCTACGAGCTCAAGCCCTCGGAGATGTTCCAGCGCCAGTGCTATCTGACCGCGTGGTTCGACGAGATCGCGCCGTTCGTGGGCTACCTAGGGGAAGACCACATCCTGTGGTCCACCAACCTGCCGCTCACCACCTCCACCTGGCCGCGCACGCGCGAGACCGTGGAGCGTTGCTTCCGGGGCGTCGCCGACGGCGCACGGGAGAAGATCCTGTGGAGCACCGCCGCCGGGCTTTACGGCATCGACGCGGCGAGGTCGGCGCCAACGGGCCGCGATGACGCGTAGGGGCGGGTTTCAACCCGGCCGCGCCCGATTCCGCACGCGTTTCGCGATTGATAGACGGGCATTCTTGGGAGTATAGTTCCACCAACGCAGGATTCACCGCATCCAGTTTCAGTCAAGGAGGTATCTCATGTTGACCGCAAAGGACGTGGGCGGAGTCATGGGCATGATGCCCGCTTTCGCCACCGACGACGCAACCGACATCAACGCGACCCGGACCGTCGCCGTGGACAACCTGGCCGAGGGAGTGGACCGGATCATCAAGGACGGCATCGACGTCATCTCCACCACCGGCACCTACGGCGAGTGCTACAACCTGTTGTGGGAAGAGTTCCGGACCATCACCACGGCGGCGGTGGACACGGTCAAGAAGCGCGTGCCGCTTTTCATCGGCGTCACGAGCCCGAACCCGCGGGAAGTCGTGCAGAAGATGAACTTCGTCAAGGACACGGCCGCGGACGGGGTGCTCCTGGGCGTGCCCTACTACGAGACGCTGCCGGTGGACGATGCGATCCGCTTCTATCATGACATCGCCGACCTGTTCCCGACCCTCAACATCCTGATCTACCACAACCCCGGCAACCACAAGTTCACCCTGCCCGTGGGAGCGTTCAAGGAGTTGGTGAAGAAACCCAGCATCGTCGGCATGAAGGACAGCCACCGGACCACCACCGCGTTCATGAACCTGCAGCGGATCACCCAGGGCCGGATCAGCGTGTTCGTGAACCAGACGCAGTTCTATCCCTACTACGGCATGGGCGCGGCCGGCTGCTGGTCCACCGAGGTGTGGATGGGCCCGTGGCCGATCCTGCACCTGCGGAACCTGGTCAGGCGCGGCGAGAACGACAAGGCCGCCGAGATCATCGCCGACATCAACGTCGCCAGCCAGGGCAAACCCGTGCCGGGCGAGGGCTTCAAGCGGCCCGCCGAGTACGCGGACTACTGCAAGGTGGGACCCACCCGGGTGCCGTTCCTCAACTTCCCGGACAACCAGATCGACCGGGCGAAGAAGCGCGCCGCCCACTGGATGGAGATGAACAAGCGCTACCGTCCGCTGGTGGAAGCCGAGAACGGGCGTAGCGCGGCATAATTTCACGTGAGCTGGCGGGGGCGGCCTGTTGCCGCCCCCGGTCAACCCTTCAAACCACCCCAAACCGAAGAAACCGGAACCGGAGATCGAAACCTGAAATTCTCCCGCGGCGCGCTCGTCCATCGCGGCTTCCGCTCGCTGTGTCTGGCGATTCTGGCCACGTCCTTCGGCTTCTACATCCAGCGAACCATCGAGCTGTGGCTCATCTACGAGATGACCGGCTCTGCGTTTTACCTGGGGCTCACCGGACTGGTACGCGGGATTCCCGTCTTCGTCCTCTCGCCGTTCGGAGGCGTCCTCGCCGACCGCATCGACCGCCGCCGGTTCGTGATCCTGGTGCAGGCCGGCAACGGGATCGTGAATGCCGCGGTGGCGTTCCTGGCCATCACGGGACGGATCGAGGTCTGGCACATCTACTTCTCGGGCTTCATGAACGCGTCGTTGAACGCCCTGGGGGCGCCCGCCCGCAATGCGATGGTACCGGGCCTCGTGCCGCGGGAAACCCTCTTGAACGCCCTTTCGTTCACGGCGATGAGCCGAAAGATGTCCCAGCTTACAGGGCCCGTCCTGACCGGCTTGCTCATCGTCTGGCTCGGCTCCGGTTTGACCTATGCTTTCAACGCCTGCGTCTATTTCTCGGCGGCGTTGCTGGTGGCTGCGATCCGATACGTGTCGGACGTGTCCGGCGTCCGCGAGTCCCCTTTCCGGAGCCTGATGGAGGGTTTCGCATTCGTTCGCCGGGAAACCGCGGTATGGGTCTCGCTCGCCATGGAGCTCATTACCGTATACATCGGGAGCCACCGCGCCCTGCTGCCGATCTTCGTGGCCGCCCTCGGCGCCGGCGCCGAAGGCTTCGGCCTCCTTCTATCCGCCGCCGCTGGTGGCTCCCTTCTCGGCGTCGCCATGATCATGTCCCTGGGCGACCTCCGCTACAAAGGGGTTTGGGTGGCGTTCAGCCTCTTCATCTATTCCGCCGCTCTCGCGGTGCTGGCGCTGTCGGGCTGGTTTCTGCTGGCCATGGCCGCGGTGTTCCTTCTGGGCTTCTTCGAAGCCATTCAGATGGTGCTCTGCAACGCCATCGTCCAGACCACGACGCCCGACAGATTGAGAGGACGGGTTCTGAGCTTCCAGCGGATGATGGGCGTGGGCGGCATGAGCCTGGGGGAGGCCCAGTCGGGCTTCGTCGCCGCGTTTCTGGGCGCCCCCCTGACCCTGATCGCCGCCGCCGCCGTCTGCGTCGGCACCACTCTGGGGCTCCTGACATTCAAGAGGGAGATACGGAAGGCAGACCTGTGACCGGCTCGCCCGTCCTTGTTGCCAGCACACGCCGTGTGGCACATTGGCGGCGAAAGAACCCTTTTGTTTCACTCGACAGCCTCCACCGCAATCAAGGAGATACGGCCATGATGGTTTGCCCCTACGACGACGATCGCTTGCTCTTGATCCTGCAGGTGGACCACTCCCGGGTGACCGGATGGTTGGCCTCCCATTGGGGCAATGACGAGTTCGCACGGCCCGCGCCGTACGCCGCCATGGTGTTGGCGGCGCAGGAGCACGACACCGGGTGGTGGGATTGGGAGATCAAGCCCCAACTCAACGAGGAAGGCCACCCGCCCGACTACATCGGCAGCATCAAGCACCTCGGACTGGACGTGTGGCTCGCGTTCTACCGGAACGGCATCACCCGGCTGGCGGAGCAGGACGCCTACGCGGGCTACATCGTCTCGCTGCACGCGGAGGCGCTCCTGACCCAGGGGAAGGGGCTGCTCTCCTACATGCCCGACTACACGGTGCACGAAGAGGTGCGTGTGTTCCTGGAGGAGCAGGAACGCTACCGCGCGGGGCTCATGGCGCGGCTGAAGGCGTCGCCGGAGTACCGGGACTGCGTGACGGATGAGCAGCTTTGGACGAACTTCAAGCTGATGGAGATCTACGACCAGATGGGACAGTTCGTCTGCAACCGGTATCCGTTCAACGCCACCGACCGCAAGAACGGTCCCAGTTCCACGCTGAGCGGCATCGCGGCGCCGGTGAGGCCGGGGTGCG
This window contains:
- a CDS encoding tripartite tricarboxylate transporter TctB family protein, with translation MQKAVSLLFDGFFLVLLAAAVATAWDWPFATRLFPLTIAIPVLLVAAAQFGKDAFFKGDTDEAGEPRERIRDIEVDRSVPMHLVVQRAGTFYLCALGFLAAILLIGFKLSVPLFMVFYFRRFSRAGWTVTLILTGLLTGLVLGLFDAVLHVAWPDNLLDYLIGRWAT
- a CDS encoding tripartite tricarboxylate transporter substrate-binding protein; its protein translation is MKTRMTWTWLTLTITCVVLLAAQAGAADSAADFYKGKRITMLVQYSPGGTFDIRARWMARHLPEVTGARGAIVRNLPGGGGVAGYNRLFRLPPDGLTLLTAHTKLVAFDLFKQKGVKYDYGKFGYLGRVIPTNTALLLRKDFPTDIAELRKLKRIRIGASSPFNEGMIAEMFGLPITIVPGYGGSSERMAAIARGELDATTAAVSTGLRFKDRVNIAFTFAKDPRTPDVPSLAELDAKEPWRSYALSFSDIFGTVVTTPGVSEAKRQFLSASLKKITTSEKAQKEAGKMKLVVEWTGPDELKKALKPFLELTPDTTKRLKHVIERKYVGKLQ
- a CDS encoding amidohydrolase family protein, which encodes MEIKFGLISADSHSGFDRDAFTSRMSAAKWGERIPQVREVEENGRKVDRWCVYGKPRGDHVGNCPALMGEPFPTYPQHWEEMPVMGYDPAERLKALDADGVDAEVLFPNPPGGTFFECGDPEFELDVVRAYNDSLAQWTAVSDRYFPVTIIPYLSDPGTIRREIERATAAGHRGINLQGETPGSLPHLTDPYWDPMWDACQSLDVPVHFHGSCGLSAGRSTRFWHGYSQRQGHSAMTATSATTPAQIIPHLVFSGVTERFPRLKFVFAEAGIGGLNYVLAACDHEWETRHLWTEGLSTRPSEAVRRQMFTNFWFENEGIKLRHDIGIDNLMWESDFPHVTAFYPRSWEAVEDVLQGVSAEDRRKLLYENAVRVYRMDAVVRVAERGTEPVEAHP
- a CDS encoding amidohydrolase family protein, which encodes MSPGRDFVSVDDHVQEPPDLWTSRLSRSRFGDRVPHLERDAGGAERWVVDGKPLLGGKVASAGALMPDRNHEPLCWEEVPAAAWSPAERLKAMDAAGVAYSVLFPTVAGMAGEAFGQLDDPKLETACVQAYNDWLLEEWASASPRFIPQCIVPIWPPEAAAEEMQRAVAKGHRGIVFPALPMHLRDVPHVSDPEYDAVWSACEEMGVPVALHAGASTELMYPAYSGLAPALSEAVDAVTRPMSSVYVLSLLSFSRVLLRHPRLRLVFAESALSWAMLYMEWADHQFEHDGLAREGYELKPSEMFQRQCYLTAWFDEIAPFVGYLGEDHILWSTNLPLTTSTWPRTRETVERCFRGVADGAREKILWSTAAGLYGIDAARSAPTGRDDA
- a CDS encoding dihydrodipicolinate synthase family protein; the protein is MLTAKDVGGVMGMMPAFATDDATDINATRTVAVDNLAEGVDRIIKDGIDVISTTGTYGECYNLLWEEFRTITTAAVDTVKKRVPLFIGVTSPNPREVVQKMNFVKDTAADGVLLGVPYYETLPVDDAIRFYHDIADLFPTLNILIYHNPGNHKFTLPVGAFKELVKKPSIVGMKDSHRTTTAFMNLQRITQGRISVFVNQTQFYPYYGMGAAGCWSTEVWMGPWPILHLRNLVRRGENDKAAEIIADINVASQGKPVPGEGFKRPAEYADYCKVGPTRVPFLNFPDNQIDRAKKRAAHWMEMNKRYRPLVEAENGRSAA
- a CDS encoding MFS transporter, which encodes MSWRGRPVAAPGQPFKPPQTEETGTGDRNLKFSRGALVHRGFRSLCLAILATSFGFYIQRTIELWLIYEMTGSAFYLGLTGLVRGIPVFVLSPFGGVLADRIDRRRFVILVQAGNGIVNAAVAFLAITGRIEVWHIYFSGFMNASLNALGAPARNAMVPGLVPRETLLNALSFTAMSRKMSQLTGPVLTGLLIVWLGSGLTYAFNACVYFSAALLVAAIRYVSDVSGVRESPFRSLMEGFAFVRRETAVWVSLAMELITVYIGSHRALLPIFVAALGAGAEGFGLLLSAAAGGSLLGVAMIMSLGDLRYKGVWVAFSLFIYSAALAVLALSGWFLLAMAAVFLLGFFEAIQMVLCNAIVQTTTPDRLRGRVLSFQRMMGVGGMSLGEAQSGFVAAFLGAPLTLIAAAAVCVGTTLGLLTFKREIRKADL
- a CDS encoding DUF3891 family protein — protein: MMVCPYDDDRLLLILQVDHSRVTGWLASHWGNDEFARPAPYAAMVLAAQEHDTGWWDWEIKPQLNEEGHPPDYIGSIKHLGLDVWLAFYRNGITRLAEQDAYAGYIVSLHAEALLTQGKGLLSYMPDYTVHEEVRVFLEEQERYRAGLMARLKASPEYRDCVTDEQLWTNFKLMEIYDQMGQFVCNRYPFNATDRKNGPSSTLSGIAAPVRPGCEDAVLRFDIRDERNAVVTPYPFDVDPLPVSFQGRLVPNRCYESQAEFLAEYYGAERLPISYTLCSG